In Neofelis nebulosa isolate mNeoNeb1 chromosome 10, mNeoNeb1.pri, whole genome shotgun sequence, one DNA window encodes the following:
- the ATL3 gene encoding atlastin-3 isoform X3 → MKAVAAKTETFVEKELDAKLEKLLLLFTEYGRLAMDEIFQKPFQTLMFLVRDWSFPYEYSYGLQGGMSFLDKRLQVKEHQHEEIQNVRNHIHSCFSNVTCFLLPHPGLQVATSPDFDGKLKDIASEFKEQLQTLIPFVLNPANLMEKEINGSKVTCRGLLEYFKAYIKIYQGEDLPHPKSMLQATAEANNLAAAASAKDIYYNNMEEVCGGEKPYLSPDILEEKHCEFKQLALDHFKKTKKMGGKDFSLRYQQELEEEINELYENFCKHNGSKNVFSTFRTPAVLFTGIVALYIASGLTGFVGLEVVAQLFNCMVGLLLIALLTWGYIRYSGQYRELGGAIDSGAAYVLEQATSHMGNSTQAAVREAVVGRPPADKKAQ, encoded by the exons ATGAAAGCTGTGGCAGCAAAAACGGAAACTTTTGTAGAGAAGGAGTTAGACGCCAAATTGGAGAAACTCTTGCTG ctctTCACAGAATATGGTCGTCTGGCAATGGATGAAATTTTCCAAAAACCCTTCCAG ACACTGATGTTTTTGGTTCGAGACTGGAGTTTCCCCTATGAATACAGCTACGGACTACAGGGAGGAATGTCCTTTTTGGATAAGCGCCTGCAG GTAAAAGAACATCAGCATGAAGAAATTCAGAATGTCCGAAATCACATTCACTCATGCTTCTCCAACGTCACTTGCTTTCTCCTGCCGCATCCAGGGCTCCAGGTGGCCACAAGCCCTGACTTTGATGGGAAATTGAAAG ATATTGCCAGTGAGTTCAAAGAGCAGTTGCAGACCCTGATTCCATTTGTGTTAAACCCGGCTAATTTAATGGAAAAGGAGATCAATGGCTCAAAAGTCACCTGTCGGGGGCTATTGGAGTATTTTAAG gcatatattaaaatttacCAAGGAGAAGATCTGCCTCATCCCAAGTCCATGCTTCAG GCCACTGCTGAAGCCAACAATTTAGCAGCTGCGGCGTCTGCCAAAGACATCTATTACAACAACATGGAGGAG GTTTGTGGAGGAGAGAAACCTTATTTGTCTCCAGACATTCTAGAGGAGAAGCACTGTGAATTCAAACAACTTGCTCTGGACCATTTTAAGAAGACCAAGAAGATGGGTGGGAAGGATTTTAGTCTCCGCTATCAGCAGGAGCTAGAGGAGGAAATCAACGAACTGTATGAGAATTTCTGCAAACACAATGGTAGCAAGAATGTCTTCAGCACCTTCCGAACCCCCGCGGTGCTTTTCACAGGCATTGTGGCTTTGTACATCGCCTCAGGCCTCACTGGCTTCGTTGGTCTTGAGGTTGTGGCCCAGCTGTTCAACTGCATGGTTGGACTGCTGTTAATAGCCCTTCTCACGTGGGGATACATCAGGTATTCTGGTCAATATCGTGAGCTGGGCGGAGCAATTGATTCTGGTGCAGCGTACGTGTTAGAGCAG GCTACGTCCCATATGGGTAATTCCACTCAGGCCGCTGTGAGGGAAGCGGTTGTTGGGAGGCCACCCGCGGATAAAAAAGCTCAGTAG